The DNA sequence CGGCAGCGGGAGAACCTGAGCTGGTCGGCGCCCCGGCTGCACCTGATCGACCTGCAGTACTCCGACGTGCGGCTGGACAAGGGTCTGTACAACCGGCTGGTCGCCCGTGGCTCGATGCGCCGCCTGATCACCGAACAGCAGGTGCTGGCCGCAGTCCACAACCCGCCCACCGACACCCGCGCCTACTTCCGCGGCGAGTGCCTGCGCCGGTTCGGGGCCGACATCGCCGCCGCGAGCTGGGACTCGGTCATCTTCGACCTGGGCGGGGACTCGTTGGTGCGGATCCCCACGCTGGAGCCCCTGCGCGGCAGTAAGGCGCACGTCGGGGCTTTGCTGGACTCGGTGGACAGCGCCGCCGAACTGGTCCAACAACTCACCACCTAGACCCCGAGCAACATCGGCGCCGACCGGTAGGGTGGAGAAACCGGCCGCGGTCATGCGCGGCCGATGAGATTCAGGAGGCAGCAATGGCTCAGGAGCAGACCAAGCGCGGCGGGGGCGGCGGAGACGACGACGATCTCACCGGCAACACTGCGGCGGGCCAGGAACGCCGGGAGAAGCTCACCGAGGACACCGATGACCTGCTTGACGAGATCGACGACGTGCTGGAAGAGAACGCCGAGGACTTTGTGCGCGCGTACGTCCAAAAGGGCGGCCAGTGACCTGGTTGTCGCGTGATCGTCTGCCCCTCAACTCAGCAAACCCAGGAATCGCGCTCACCGGCGTAGGCCTGTCGTCGTTTTCGGAGTTCCTGCGGTTGCAGGCACCGGAGCTGCTGCCGACCGGCGCGGGTGCCGCGCAGTCCGGCGGGGCCGGTGAGCAACTGCCGCACGGCACCACCATCGTCGCGTTGAAGTACCCCGGCGGGGTCCTGATCGCCGGTGACCGGCGCTCTACGCAGGGCAACATGATTGCCGGCCGCGACGTGCAGAAGGTGTACGTCACCGACGAGTACACCGCGACCGGCATCGCCGGCACCGCGGCGATCGCCGTCGAGTTCGCCCGGCTCTACGCGGTGGAGCTGGAGCACTACGAGAAGCTCGAAGGTGTCCCGCTGACGTTCGCCGGCAAGGTCAATCGGCTGTCGACCATGGTGCGCGGCAACCTGGGCGCCGCCATGCAGGGCCTGGTGGCGTTGCCGTTGTTGGCCGGCTATGACATCGACGCCGACGACCCGCAGACCGCGGGGCGCATCGTGTCGTTCGACGCCGCCGGCGGCTGGAACGTCGAGAGCGAGGGCTATCAGGCGGTGGGCTCGGGCTCGCTGTTTGCCAAGTCGTCGATCAAGAAGCTCTACAACCAGATCAACGACGCCGACACCGCGTTGCGAGTCGCCATCGAGGCGCTCTATGACGCCGCCGACGACGACTCCGCCACCGGCGGCCCGGACCTGGTGCGGGGCATCTACCCGACCGCGGTCGCCATCGACGCCGACGGCGCTGTCGACATCGCCGAGGAACGGATCGCCGAACTGGCCCGTGTGGTGGTCGAGAGCCGAACTCGTGGCGGGGATTCGGCGCCGGAGACCAAGCGGGGTAAGAAATGAGCTTCCCGTACTTCATCTCGCCCGAGCAGGCGATGCGCGAGCGCAGCGAGCTCGCGCGCAAGGGCATCGCTCGCGGACGCAGCGTGGTGGCCCTGGCCTACGCCGACGGTGTGCTGTTCGTCGCCGAAAATCCTTCTCGCTCGCTGCAGAAGATCAGTGAACTCTACGACCGAGTGGGTTTTGCGGCGGCCGGCCGGATCAACGAGTTCGAGAACCTGCGCCGCGGCGGCATTCAGTTCGCCGACACCCGCGGCTACGCCTATGACCGCCGTGACGTCACCGCACGCCAGTTGGCCAACGTCTACGCCCAGACTTTGGGCACCATCTTCACCGACCAGGCCAAGCCCTATGAGG is a window from the Mycobacterium sp. SVM_VP21 genome containing:
- a CDS encoding ubiquitin-like protein Pup, with the translated sequence MAQEQTKRGGGGGDDDDLTGNTAAGQERREKLTEDTDDLLDEIDDVLEENAEDFVRAYVQKGGQ
- the prcB gene encoding proteasome subunit beta; amino-acid sequence: MTWLSRDRLPLNSANPGIALTGVGLSSFSEFLRLQAPELLPTGAGAAQSGGAGEQLPHGTTIVALKYPGGVLIAGDRRSTQGNMIAGRDVQKVYVTDEYTATGIAGTAAIAVEFARLYAVELEHYEKLEGVPLTFAGKVNRLSTMVRGNLGAAMQGLVALPLLAGYDIDADDPQTAGRIVSFDAAGGWNVESEGYQAVGSGSLFAKSSIKKLYNQINDADTALRVAIEALYDAADDDSATGGPDLVRGIYPTAVAIDADGAVDIAEERIAELARVVVESRTRGGDSAPETKRGKK